Below is a genomic region from Fibrobacter sp. UWH4.
CCGGGTTCGTCGCCGGAATGAAGATTCCCGGAATGTTGAACGTGGAATCCTGCATGTAGAAGCGGCGTTCCTTGGCGTTCACCGCGTCGAGGTCGGCGGCGCCGCGCGCAATGTTCTGGCGGCGGTTCAGTTGTTTGAAACGCACGTCACGAAGCAGACTGAATTCAGTCTTGTAGTCAGGACGGCCTTCCTCGTAGTTGCGGAACGCCACCACACTTCCGCCGCGGCGTTCCACCGCCTGCGTAAAGCTCTGCGACATGGAGGCGCCGTAACCGCCCAGCGGGCTTAAGACCGCGAATTCGCGGATGGAAAGGCACTTGGTCGCAAAGTCCGCGATGCTCTTCGCGAGATTGTCCATGGTGATGTTCACCTGGAAAATGTTCGGTCCCATCTTCGCGATGCCGTCGTCGGTCGCCGTCGGGGTAAGCATCGGGATATTCTGGAAGTTGCTGCCGAGCCATGCGGCAACGGTCGCCGCGGGGGCGCTCATGATAGGTCCAATCACGGCGACAATGCTGTCCTGGTTCACCGCCTGCTGCGTACGGAGCAGCGCCTGGGCGGCATCCGCACGGGTATCCGCCACGCGCAGGTTCACCTTGCCCTGGAGCCCCGCCTTTTCGTGAGCGAGAATGACACCCTGGATAGCCGCGGCTCCGAACTCCGCGAAGTCACCCGACAGCGGCGCAAGCACCAACACCGTCGGCATGCCCGCACCCTGGCCTTCCAGCGATTCAAGGCCCCTCTGGGCCGTATTGGAAAGGTTCTCCGCTACCCCACCGGCCAAGACCTTCTTGTACCAGTAGCGGGCGGCGCGGTAGCGCCTGGAGTTCTGGCATTCGCGGCCGATCTGCAACTGCAGCCAGCCGATAACGTCCTTGTCCACCGGATACTTTTCCAGGAGCGCCTGCAGCTGGTCCGCCGTCAAAAGGGAGGCGGCAATCGTCTGGATGGCGACATCCTTGGTGCGGCTCTTCGCGGCGGGGTTCTTGGTGTAGGCGAGAATGCGGAGCATCGATTCCACGCCCTCGTACACGTTGCCGCGTTCCGCCATCACGATGGCGTTCGCGAGTTCCATGCGTTCGCGGTAGGCCGAGTTCACGTAGTATTCCAGGAACCTCGAAGAAAGCTTCAGAGCCTCGTCGCGCTTGTGGTCGCGCATATAGCATTCGGCAAGCATCACGGCGGCCTTTTCGCCTGCGGGCTTACGGAAGCTGGACTTGTAGAGCTTCTGCAGGGGGGCAACCGCCTCGGCGCACCTGCCATTCTGGATGAGCGATTTTGCCTGGGCGATTTCGTCTTGGGCAAACAGGGTGGTCGCAAGGCCTGCGGCCAAAACAAACGGTAAAAGACATTTCATATTAAGATTCCGCGGCGGACTGAACCACCTCGTGTTCTTTCTTGATTTGCTTCTGGAGGGACTCGGGCAGTTTCGCCCAATCAATGACATCGACACGGAACGGAAGTCCACTATCGACGAAGGCCTTCTCGATGGCCGTCATCACTTCGAAGGAAAGGGGCTTTTCGGAAATCACCACCAGTTCCAGTTCCGTTTCAGGAGTCAGGTCCACCCCCGACACACGGGCGCCATGGGCCCAAACTTCCATTCCTTCGAAATGGAGAGCGAGGATCCTCTGGACCTTTTCCAAATGATCAGATTCAATGCATAAAGCCATATCGACCCAAATATAGTTAAATGGGGGTCGAGCATTCCCGCTACTTTTCCACTACATGGCCCGAAAGTTCCCTAAAATCGTCTTTTTTGTATAAAGTAACTCCCGGGGACACCAGGTGGAACACGGACTGTTCCGCGAGGGCGGCAAGGCTGAACTCGAAAGAATCCAGGCGGAAACGGTAGCTGTCGGTAGAATTGTCGAAAGACACCATGTAGGGTGGCCGCGCAAGCTCGCCACGGTTCACCATCGAAAGGAGTTCCACCCCCACACGGTCGTTCACGACCACCCACGCGTCCACAGGCGGCAGGTTCGCGACAAGCGAAAACAGTATTCGGCAAAAATGCTCGTGCGCGCCGGATTCCTGCATAAAGTCGAACGGACTCGCATGCGTCGCGTCTGTCGCCTCGACCACCTTGAGTCCCACCTTCTTGAGCCCGCGCAGGCGATCCACCGACCACATGCTCATGTGGTAAGGCGATACAAAGGCGATACGCTCCATCCCCTTCTTCTTCAGGAAATGCCCCACGGCACGGCCCGGGAAATCTCCGAAAGCCAGGTTGAAGAATGCGTAGCGCTTTTCCTTCTTTAAAGCCCGCGGAATGTCGTAGAGCGGATGTTCCCACCACACCGATACCGGAAACCGCGTGCTCGCAAGCAACGCGAAGAGCCGGTTGACATTGAACACCAGCATGGTCGAGACGATTGCGCCGAAACACTCGCTGCAGTCCTCGAGCCTTACACGGTTCCCGGCCGCATCCAGGAAAACCCCGTCCTTTTCGAAATAGCCCAGCGCCCGGACCCTCAGGCCGCTGCGGCGCGCCTCGTCGTACACCAGGCGCATGAACGTGAGTTCACGTTCGCCGAGACCGTTAAAGTCCCCGTTCGGGTTGCAGCGCATCACCAGGAGGATTTCCTTCTGGCTAGGCGATTCGGGCCTGGAGTTCCTGAAGTAGTAGCGGCCGCGCCCCCTGCGGTCAAGAACGCCGCGATTGCGCAACATTTCGAGGGTACGGCTCATGGACCCCAGCGTAGTCCCGTAAACCGAGCAAAGGTCCTTTATCGAGGGGAGCGTGCTGTCTGCCGAAATCTTGCGGGATTTCCAGTCTTCTAGAAGCAGGCGTTCCAGCCGTTCGGTCTCGCGTTCGCCCGGCTCTATCACGATCTCGGGCTTCTTTCCCCAGAAATAGCCGTTGCCGTGTTCCCCGTAAATCCTGCCCTGCTCCACCAGCCTCTTGTACGCCTGGAAAACGGTAAACGTCGAGGCTCCCGACGACGACGCCACCTTGCGCACCGACGGAAGCCTTGCGCCATCCTTGAATCCGGAAGATTCAATCCACCTGCAAAAATCGTCGACCGTCACCGAACACCTCCCGCATCATTTGGAACAAATTCCGAATAAACTTGACATGGCGAACACACACGAAATAACACTAGATACACTTTAGCGTTAATATACACAATTTATTGCGAATATGCAAGCATCGCGACCTATCTTTAGTAAAGTAAAACAATATCACCGGCGTTTAACGCCAAACGGGGTTTATATGAACAAGAAACTATTCCTCTCTATGTGTGTCGCTCCCGTAGCGGCAATGGCATTCCAGGTCGGCGCATGGGTCGGCGGCCCGGGACAGTACCCGCAGCCCACGCAGGAAAACGTGCAGGCTTTCCAGGACCTGCAGGGCTCGCACGTCGACCTCATCAGTTACTTCGCGCTCTTCGACATCAACGACTGGAACGCAACCGAAGAATACGCCAACGTGGCCAAGGAAAACGGTTCCACGCTGGTGGTCACCTGGATGGCGAACGGGTACGGCGCCCAGGACTTGGTCGACGGCATGGCCGACAGCTACATCCGCGACTACGCGAAGGGTGTCAAGAACTACGGCGAAGAAATCTGGCTCAGGCCGCTCCACGAAGCGAACGGTGACTGGTACGACTGGGGCGTGGGCAAGGCCGGCGCCGGCAACACCGACGCGAACGTCGCCGAGGCATTCCGCCATATCGTGAACATCTTCCGCGAAGAAAACGTCACCAACGTAAAGTGGGTGTGGACGACCAACGCCTCGAATGCAGGAAAAGGATCGACGCTCACTGGCAACTATCCCGGCGACGAATACGTCGACTACATCTCCATCGACGGTTACAACTGGGGCAAGTGCCAGAGCTGGTCCAACTGGCAGACCTTCTCGCAGGTATTCAAAAAATCGTACGATGCTCTCGCCAAGATCGACAAGCCGCTATTCATCGCCGAAATCTCCAGTTCCGAACTGGGCGGCAACAAGGCCGAATGGATTACCGACATGTTCGAGCATTTCGCCACTGACTTCTCCCGCGTATTCGCGGTGATGTGGTTCAGCCAGAGCAAAGAAGCCAACGAAGGCGACTGGGCGCTCAATACCTCGCAGGCCGCCGTTGACGCCTGGAAGGCCGGCATCGCCAAGATGAAAGCCGCAGACCCCGACAGCGGCAACACGGCTATCAAGCCTACCGGGAGAGCCGCCGGCAACTCCTTTCGCCTGCAAGACGGCAAACTCTACATGCAAACCGACAAAGCGCTAAAGGCAAGCGTCGTGCAGTTCGACTACCAGGGCCGCATCTTGTGGCAGAGCGCCGTGCAGCACTTTACCCCGGGCGAACACGCCATCGACGTACCCAAGGCAAACGCACAAAGCATTTACAAGTTATCCGTGAAGCGCTAAACAAAACTTATTCTTAAAACTCCTTGGACAACCCCCATTCTAGCTCCTTCAAAACGCTAGAGTGGGGATTTTTTATTCCTACTAAGCTTCTCCAAACGGAATACCCATAATCGCCGCTTCATGGAATCAATCAGAGCCGAGTTTTTGACCGATTGAAACGGCTCTTAGAATTTGTATGCACGCAAAAGGGAACATCACCAATAATTCTGATTTTCCGCAACGAAAACGTCAAGAACGTCAAATGGGTATGGACCACGAATGTCACGAACCACGGCGAAGGCGCCACGCTCACAGGCAACTATCCCGGTGACGAATACGTCGACTACATTTCCATCGACGGTTACAACTGGGGCAAGAGTCAAAGCAGGTCCAGCTGGAAATCCTTTGCGCAATTTTTCGATGACGCTTACAAGGCCCTCGCAAGCATCGACAAGCCTCTCTTCATTGCCGAAATTTCCAGCTCCGAAAAAGGAGGGAGCAAGGCCGAATGGATCGCCGACATGTTTGAGCATTTCCGCACCGACTACTCACGCGTATTCGCCGTAATGTGGTTCAGCCAAAGCAAGGACTACGAAGGCGACTGGGCGCTCAACACCTCGCAAGATGCCGTCAACGCGTGGAAGACGGGCATTGCGAAGATGAGAACAAAAGCTAAGGGATCCTAATCTATATATCAAACAGCTTACCTGGCAGGAGATGCCTTTGTTTTATCTTATACAAGCTCCATTCCATGAAAACCTTCATGGAATCGGACTTTATATAGTCACGCATAGCGGCATCTCTTAAATAAACGGATCTTTCCAAATTCATAGATTTAACAGTTCCAGGAAAATCGGCAAGTTCATCAAAATATGAATAATTCATGGTCGTCACAGTATCGCCCGAAACATAAAAAATCTTCATAATTCTTTCTTCACAAGCCGAATAATACAAGATTTTTCCAGCATCATCTTTAGGAGACAATTTCCATAGGCCATCTTCAAAAGAAGCTCCAGAATAGTCTTCCGGCGTTCCTACAAACTGTCTAAAATCCATGAGATTGGTTTCAGCATCAGACAAGGGTAAAACCTTTCCCGTTTTTAAATCAGTCACTTTTATACGCCCATTATTACGAACTGTTTCCGTTTGAACTAAATTATTCTTGACGGTTGTAATCGACTTGTCTGGTCCCGCAGTAAGAATAGCCATCCCAAAATTCATTTCAAGAACTCCAGGAGAGTTTATATATATCTTTATTTGGTATTCAGAAGTATCTGGATATACAGCCTTGCTTTGGTTTTCAAAAACCTCTTCCAAGTCCAACGAACTGGGTTCTGGTCCGCAAACTTTCACATAGACACTAGAAGATGAAACTTCGCTTGAAGAAGATATTGTAACCGAACTAGAAGAAAATACCTCGCTAGACGAAGACTCTAACACAACACTTGACGACGATTGCACGGAACTTGAAGATTCAAAAATTTCAGCACTAGACGACAAACTTGCCGAGCTAGATGACGATGACAAAACAGAACTTGACGATAAAACTTTTGCACTTGAAGAAGAGCGTACCGAACTCGATGATTTCGATAATTCCTTACTTGACGATGATACGCCCTTTTTAGCAGATGAAGACTGAACATTTTCACTTGACGAAGACTGTTCCAAGTCAGAAGACATCGCAATTACATCAATTGGATTATTTATTGGATTCTCATCGCTACAAGCAACGAACAACAGAACAAA
It encodes:
- a CDS encoding glycoside hydrolase family 26 protein, whose protein sequence is MNKKLFLSMCVAPVAAMAFQVGAWVGGPGQYPQPTQENVQAFQDLQGSHVDLISYFALFDINDWNATEEYANVAKENGSTLVVTWMANGYGAQDLVDGMADSYIRDYAKGVKNYGEEIWLRPLHEANGDWYDWGVGKAGAGNTDANVAEAFRHIVNIFREENVTNVKWVWTTNASNAGKGSTLTGNYPGDEYVDYISIDGYNWGKCQSWSNWQTFSQVFKKSYDALAKIDKPLFIAEISSSELGGNKAEWITDMFEHFATDFSRVFAVMWFSQSKEANEGDWALNTSQAAVDAWKAGIAKMKAADPDSGNTAIKPTGRAAGNSFRLQDGKLYMQTDKALKASVVQFDYQGRILWQSAVQHFTPGEHAIDVPKANAQSIYKLSVKR
- a CDS encoding glycosyl hydrolase, producing the protein MKRLLEFVCTQKGTSPIILIFRNENVKNVKWVWTTNVTNHGEGATLTGNYPGDEYVDYISIDGYNWGKSQSRSSWKSFAQFFDDAYKALASIDKPLFIAEISSSEKGGSKAEWIADMFEHFRTDYSRVFAVMWFSQSKDYEGDWALNTSQDAVNAWKTGIAKMRTKAKGS
- a CDS encoding DNA polymerase III subunit beta, with amino-acid sequence MALCIESDHLEKVQRILALHFEGMEVWAHGARVSGVDLTPETELELVVISEKPLSFEVMTAIEKAFVDSGLPFRVDVIDWAKLPESLQKQIKKEHEVVQSAAES
- a CDS encoding penicillin-binding protein activator — encoded protein: MKCLLPFVLAAGLATTLFAQDEIAQAKSLIQNGRCAEAVAPLQKLYKSSFRKPAGEKAAVMLAECYMRDHKRDEALKLSSRFLEYYVNSAYRERMELANAIVMAERGNVYEGVESMLRILAYTKNPAAKSRTKDVAIQTIAASLLTADQLQALLEKYPVDKDVIGWLQLQIGRECQNSRRYRAARYWYKKVLAGGVAENLSNTAQRGLESLEGQGAGMPTVLVLAPLSGDFAEFGAAAIQGVILAHEKAGLQGKVNLRVADTRADAAQALLRTQQAVNQDSIVAVIGPIMSAPAATVAAWLGSNFQNIPMLTPTATDDGIAKMGPNIFQVNITMDNLAKSIADFATKCLSIREFAVLSPLGGYGASMSQSFTQAVERRGGSVVAFRNYEEGRPDYKTEFSLLRDVRFKQLNRRQNIARGAADLDAVNAKERRFYMQDSTFNIPGIFIPATNPGDAGLMAGQVAFNKISGVLLGASGWYGRELLIQGKRQVDSSYFSVPAMDMDGNNENLKKFVGDFKERWGDEPGEDKVSGLSYDAANIVFSSLAKKPNSLTNAINNTANFPSVYGEIKFKRGVNINAKIVTVNKGKFETVEGCPAK
- a CDS encoding GntR family transcriptional regulator, with the protein product MTVDDFCRWIESSGFKDGARLPSVRKVASSSGASTFTVFQAYKRLVEQGRIYGEHGNGYFWGKKPEIVIEPGERETERLERLLLEDWKSRKISADSTLPSIKDLCSVYGTTLGSMSRTLEMLRNRGVLDRRGRGRYYFRNSRPESPSQKEILLVMRCNPNGDFNGLGERELTFMRLVYDEARRSGLRVRALGYFEKDGVFLDAAGNRVRLEDCSECFGAIVSTMLVFNVNRLFALLASTRFPVSVWWEHPLYDIPRALKKEKRYAFFNLAFGDFPGRAVGHFLKKKGMERIAFVSPYHMSMWSVDRLRGLKKVGLKVVEATDATHASPFDFMQESGAHEHFCRILFSLVANLPPVDAWVVVNDRVGVELLSMVNRGELARPPYMVSFDNSTDSYRFRLDSFEFSLAALAEQSVFHLVSPGVTLYKKDDFRELSGHVVEK